One genomic window of Arthrobacter caoxuetaonis includes the following:
- the lexA gene encoding transcriptional repressor LexA, translating to MTPRQKKILETIQASVSTNGYPPSMREIGDTVGLASLSSVTHQLSQLEKMGYIRRDPKRPRAMEILVPLLMHTERGTVSAAGDASAPAADARTASNVTELTTAVDTAMVPLVGRIAAGGPILADQVVEEMIPLPRQLVGHGELFMLRVSGDSMVDAAICDGDWVVVRRQQTAENGDIVAALLDDEATVKTFRQRNGHTWLLPQNTRYEPIMGDHATIMGKVVSVMRSL from the coding sequence CTGACTCCCCGGCAGAAGAAAATCCTCGAAACGATCCAGGCGTCCGTCAGCACCAACGGCTATCCGCCCTCCATGCGCGAGATCGGTGACACGGTTGGCCTGGCCAGCCTTTCGAGCGTCACGCACCAGCTCAGCCAGCTGGAAAAGATGGGCTACATCCGCCGTGATCCCAAACGGCCCCGGGCCATGGAGATCCTTGTGCCCCTGCTCATGCACACCGAGCGGGGCACGGTTTCCGCCGCAGGCGATGCGTCAGCGCCCGCGGCAGATGCGCGAACGGCATCCAACGTCACGGAACTGACGACGGCGGTGGACACGGCAATGGTGCCGCTGGTCGGCAGGATCGCCGCCGGCGGTCCCATCCTCGCGGACCAGGTCGTGGAAGAAATGATCCCGCTGCCCCGGCAGCTGGTGGGGCACGGCGAGCTGTTCATGCTGCGCGTATCCGGAGACTCCATGGTGGACGCAGCCATCTGTGACGGCGACTGGGTAGTGGTCCGCCGCCAGCAGACGGCCGAGAACGGCGACATCGTCGCCGCGCTGCTGGACGATGAAGCCACCGTCAAGACATTCCGCCAGCGCAACGGCCACACCTGGCTGCTGCCGCAGAACACGCGCTACGAACCGATCATGGGAGACCACGCCACCATCATGGGCAAGGTCGTCTCGGTGATGCGTTCCCTCTAG
- a CDS encoding LysM peptidoglycan-binding domain-containing protein, which produces MTVQLSAARTAHQPVEQQAPAPLRLTRRGRLLLIGAPIMFGGAALLTFAGFFTAPALAAGGGGELTRTQQVSVSTGDTLWGLAAEYAPEQDPRTVVADIMELNNLSDATVPAGAQLYIPVAG; this is translated from the coding sequence ATGACAGTCCAGCTCTCGGCAGCACGCACCGCCCACCAGCCGGTGGAACAGCAAGCCCCCGCCCCGCTTCGCCTGACGCGCCGGGGCCGCCTGCTCCTCATTGGCGCCCCGATCATGTTCGGCGGTGCCGCCCTGCTGACGTTCGCCGGGTTCTTCACGGCACCCGCACTGGCCGCAGGCGGCGGCGGAGAACTGACCCGTACCCAGCAGGTGAGCGTCAGCACGGGTGACACCCTCTGGGGCCTGGCTGCCGAATATGCGCCGGAGCAGGATCCACGGACCGTCGTGGCCGACATTATGGAGCTGAACAACCTCTCTGACGCAACGGTTCCCGCAGGGGCCCAGCTCTACATTCCGGTCGCCGGCTAA
- a CDS encoding histidinol-phosphate transaminase — MTEQLEKLNRLPLRDDLRGLTPYGAPQLDVPILLNVNENTHGLPQEVQDAITASVQRAVSGLNRYPDREFTELRTRLAGYLGHGLGIENIWAGNGSNEVLQQILQAFGGPGRTAMSFPPTYSMYPLLASGTGTRYVTGDRAADFTLSAESAAEQVRAAAPNIVFLCTPNNPTGTALGLDVVEAVYEAGTASDAIVIVDEAYAEFSHAGTPSALELLPGRERLIVSRTMSKAFALAGARLGYLAAAPEVTDALRLVRLPYHLSAVTQATANAALAHADALLANVEDIKVQRDRIVAELTELGLQPAASDANFVFFGGVEDPKRIWQGLLEAGVLIRDVGIPGHLRVTAGTEAETTAFLTRLRELLGA, encoded by the coding sequence GTGACTGAACAGCTGGAAAAACTGAACCGCCTTCCCCTGCGCGACGATCTCCGCGGGCTGACGCCCTACGGTGCGCCGCAGTTGGATGTCCCCATCCTGCTGAACGTCAACGAAAATACCCATGGCCTGCCGCAGGAGGTGCAGGACGCGATCACTGCGTCTGTCCAGCGGGCCGTCTCGGGGCTCAACCGCTACCCGGACCGTGAATTCACCGAATTGCGCACCCGCCTCGCCGGCTATCTGGGCCACGGACTGGGCATTGAGAACATCTGGGCGGGCAACGGATCAAACGAGGTACTGCAGCAGATCCTGCAGGCCTTCGGTGGTCCCGGACGTACGGCGATGAGCTTTCCGCCCACTTATTCCATGTATCCGCTGCTCGCCAGCGGCACGGGAACCCGCTACGTCACCGGCGACAGAGCAGCGGACTTTACCCTCTCCGCCGAATCCGCCGCGGAACAGGTCCGTGCAGCAGCACCGAACATCGTCTTCCTCTGCACCCCGAACAATCCCACCGGCACCGCCCTTGGGCTGGACGTGGTCGAGGCCGTCTACGAGGCCGGCACCGCAAGCGACGCGATAGTGATCGTGGACGAGGCGTATGCAGAGTTCTCCCACGCCGGTACCCCCAGCGCCCTTGAACTGCTTCCCGGCCGGGAACGCCTGATTGTGTCCCGGACCATGAGCAAGGCATTCGCCCTGGCCGGCGCACGGCTGGGGTATCTGGCGGCTGCCCCCGAGGTCACGGATGCGCTGAGGCTCGTCCGGCTTCCCTACCATCTCTCGGCCGTCACACAGGCCACGGCCAACGCAGCGCTGGCCCACGCCGATGCACTGCTGGCCAACGTTGAGGACATCAAAGTCCAGCGTGACCGGATTGTCGCAGAGCTGACCGAACTCGGCCTGCAGCCTGCCGCATCAGACGCCAACTTCGTCTTCTTCGGGGGAGTGGAAGACCCGAAGCGGATCTGGCAGGGACTCCTCGAAGCGGGCGTCCTGATCCGCGACGTCGGCATTCCCGGACATCTTCGCGTGACGGCCGGCACGGAAGCGGAAACGACGGCTTTCCTGACCAGGCTGCGGGAGCTGCTCGGCGCCTAA
- the hisB gene encoding imidazoleglycerol-phosphate dehydratase HisB, with the protein MTVETATGRTARLERTTSESSVLVELDLDGTGRSDISTSVPFYDHMLTALAKHSLIDLTVKATGDTHIDVHHTVEDVAISIGEALKTALGNKAGIRRFGEATVPLDEAIANAVVDISGRPYLVHSGEPAGQEYHLIGGHFTGSLTRHVFEAITLHAQICLHMNVLGGRDPHHIVEAQFKAFARALRAAVEPDPRVEGIPSTKGAL; encoded by the coding sequence ATGACCGTGGAGACCGCCACCGGCCGCACCGCCCGCCTCGAGCGGACCACCAGCGAATCATCCGTGCTCGTAGAACTGGATCTGGACGGCACCGGCCGTTCTGACATCAGCACGTCGGTTCCGTTCTACGACCACATGCTCACCGCGCTGGCGAAGCACTCGCTGATCGATCTCACGGTCAAGGCCACGGGCGACACCCACATCGATGTCCACCACACCGTGGAAGACGTGGCCATCAGCATCGGCGAGGCGCTGAAGACCGCCCTGGGGAACAAGGCGGGCATCCGCCGCTTCGGTGAAGCCACCGTCCCCTTGGACGAAGCGATCGCCAACGCCGTCGTGGACATTTCCGGCCGCCCGTACCTGGTGCACTCCGGCGAACCGGCCGGCCAGGAATACCACCTGATCGGCGGGCACTTCACGGGTTCCCTGACCCGCCACGTCTTCGAAGCGATCACCCTGCACGCGCAGATCTGCCTGCACATGAACGTTCTGGGCGGGCGCGACCCGCACCACATCGTCGAAGCGCAGTTCAAGGCCTTCGCCCGTGCACTGCGTGCTGCCGTTGAGCCGGATCCGCGTGTCGAGGGCATTCCCTCCACGAAGGGGGCGCTGTGA
- the hisH gene encoding imidazole glycerol phosphate synthase subunit HisH → MSGPNVTVLDYGSGNIHSAVRALERVGANVTLSAKSSDVLEADGLLVPGVGAFASVMQGLKDVDALRMIGRRVAGGRPVLGICVGLQVFFEEGVEHGVRTQGMGEWPGTVERLAADVVPHMGWNTVEAPAGSKLFAGIEDERFYFVHSYGVQKWDFDVTQPAMQPPLVTWADHGGPFVAAVENGPLSATQFHPEKSGDAGAALLENWLKGLG, encoded by the coding sequence GTGAGCGGGCCCAACGTCACGGTCCTGGACTACGGGTCCGGGAATATCCACTCGGCAGTGCGCGCCCTGGAACGGGTTGGCGCCAATGTCACGCTGAGCGCGAAGTCCTCCGACGTGCTGGAGGCGGACGGCCTGCTTGTGCCCGGTGTCGGAGCTTTCGCCTCGGTGATGCAGGGTCTCAAGGACGTGGATGCGCTCCGGATGATCGGCCGCCGGGTGGCCGGCGGACGCCCGGTCCTGGGCATCTGCGTTGGATTGCAGGTCTTCTTCGAGGAAGGCGTGGAACACGGCGTGCGCACCCAGGGCATGGGCGAGTGGCCCGGCACTGTTGAGCGCCTGGCCGCCGACGTCGTGCCTCACATGGGCTGGAACACCGTTGAAGCCCCGGCCGGATCCAAGCTGTTCGCCGGGATCGAGGATGAGCGCTTCTATTTCGTGCACAGCTACGGCGTGCAGAAGTGGGACTTCGACGTTACCCAGCCGGCGATGCAGCCGCCCCTGGTGACCTGGGCAGATCATGGTGGACCCTTCGTGGCAGCCGTGGAGAACGGGCCGCTCAGCGCGACCCAGTTCCACCCGGAGAAGTCCGGGGACGCCGGCGCCGCCCTGCTCGAAAACTGGCTGAAGGGCCTGGGGTAG
- the priA gene encoding bifunctional 1-(5-phosphoribosyl)-5-((5-phosphoribosylamino)methylideneamino)imidazole-4-carboxamide isomerase/phosphoribosylanthranilate isomerase PriA: protein MPLIETPILELLPAVDVADGQAVRLVQGEAGSETSYGDPLDAAMAWQNDGAEWVHLVDLDAAFGRGSNLPLLKRVVEQLDIKVELSGGIRDDASLEKALELGARRVNLGTAALENPEWTASAIARYGEAIAVGLDVRGTTLAARGWTKDGGDLWEVLARLEDAGCPRYVVTDVTKDGTLRGPNVDLLRDVLARTDRPVVASGGISSLDDLAALRELVPLGLEGTIVGKALYAGAFTLPQAFDIAGHPER, encoded by the coding sequence ATGCCGCTCATCGAAACACCCATTCTCGAACTCCTCCCTGCCGTCGACGTGGCTGACGGCCAGGCCGTGCGCCTGGTCCAGGGCGAGGCCGGCAGCGAGACCAGCTACGGTGACCCGCTCGACGCCGCCATGGCCTGGCAGAACGACGGCGCCGAGTGGGTGCATCTGGTTGACCTGGACGCAGCGTTCGGCCGCGGGAGCAACCTGCCGCTGCTCAAGCGCGTCGTCGAGCAGCTCGACATCAAGGTGGAGCTGTCCGGCGGCATCCGCGATGACGCCTCGCTGGAAAAGGCACTTGAACTTGGTGCGCGCCGCGTGAACCTGGGCACTGCTGCCCTGGAAAACCCGGAATGGACCGCAAGCGCCATCGCCCGCTACGGCGAGGCGATCGCCGTCGGCCTTGATGTCCGCGGCACCACGCTGGCTGCCCGCGGCTGGACCAAGGACGGCGGGGATCTCTGGGAAGTCCTCGCCCGCCTGGAAGACGCCGGCTGCCCGCGTTATGTCGTTACCGACGTCACCAAGGACGGGACCCTCCGCGGCCCCAACGTGGATCTGCTTCGGGACGTGCTGGCACGCACCGACCGCCCCGTCGTCGCTTCCGGCGGCATCTCCAGCCTCGACGACCTCGCGGCCCTGCGCGAACTGGTTCCGCTGGGCCTGGAAGGCACCATTGTGGGCAAGGCACTGTACGCCGGAGCTTTCACCCTTCCGCAGGCTTTCGACATCGCAGGACACCCGGAGCGCTAG
- a CDS encoding SseB family protein: protein MAKRELPGHIAAALAGAGGAADSAGQPWAGRSLEGEGNPLHQFDKDDGQPDPGYTAAAAALVSGEGSEADVVASLATARVYVAIVATLGEEAQSAHGLAADKEADLALVTLTAPDGRKALPVFSSVDSLARWHPKARPVAVYAPRAALSAVSEEAQLLVIDPGSDVTFVVRRPAMWALAQQREWIPCYADPSLPGVVSEAAAQEPAVRQVQLSAGSGVVSRTAGGTLVSGGGSGPELRVTLQLAPGLDASGLQTVAAALQQRLAAHPEFVERVDSLELKITR from the coding sequence ATGGCCAAGCGTGAACTGCCCGGGCACATCGCTGCCGCCCTCGCCGGGGCCGGCGGTGCCGCGGACTCTGCAGGACAGCCTTGGGCCGGGCGCAGCTTGGAGGGGGAGGGCAACCCCCTCCACCAGTTCGACAAGGATGACGGCCAGCCCGATCCGGGCTACACAGCCGCTGCGGCGGCACTGGTTTCGGGGGAGGGCAGCGAAGCTGACGTCGTGGCCTCCCTCGCCACTGCCCGGGTATACGTGGCCATCGTTGCGACCCTGGGGGAGGAAGCACAATCCGCCCACGGGCTGGCAGCGGACAAGGAAGCAGATCTTGCCCTGGTGACGCTGACGGCACCTGACGGACGGAAAGCGCTGCCGGTGTTCTCCTCCGTCGATTCGCTGGCACGCTGGCATCCCAAGGCCCGTCCTGTGGCCGTCTATGCGCCGCGGGCCGCGCTCTCGGCAGTCTCGGAAGAGGCCCAGCTGCTTGTCATCGATCCCGGAAGCGACGTCACCTTCGTGGTGCGGCGCCCGGCCATGTGGGCGCTGGCCCAGCAGCGGGAATGGATACCGTGCTACGCGGACCCGTCCCTCCCCGGTGTGGTGTCCGAGGCAGCGGCACAGGAACCCGCCGTCCGGCAGGTACAGCTCTCGGCAGGATCGGGAGTGGTGTCGCGGACGGCAGGCGGTACGCTGGTTTCCGGCGGAGGCTCCGGACCCGAGCTGCGGGTGACGCTCCAGCTGGCACCCGGGCTGGATGCCTCCGGTCTCCAAACAGTAGCGGCCGCGCTGCAGCAGCGCCTGGCCGCCCACCCCGAATTCGTTGAGCGCGTTGATTCACTGGAACTGAAAATCACGCGCTGA
- a CDS encoding MFS transporter: MNFSVYRDLLSIVPVRRLLLVGMLARFPHAAAGVLLTLHVVLTLDKGYAAAGAVAALVTIGIAVGAPWRGRRVDNVGLRRALIPSVISEAVIWSVAPHVSYEWLLVLALIGGLFTLPVFSVVRQSLGVLATGDKRRTAFTLDSIATEIVFMGGPAVGAVLATSLSTVVGLTLVGLSTAAAGLFLMWFNPPTRSAATGALPEHDVEAATAAVVTAAPAHLREPAVELAQAAAEQAEAEDPSRGGILHRFSAGFSWVTLSVAVVFVVAAGAGVLLASSDVGIVAMVESTGNPGELGIVFAVWCAASLVGGLVYGAMNRKISPMLLLLGMALLTLPMSLATDTMSLALLSIPGGLLCAPVLSAASERVADLVSEERRGEAMGWYGSALTTGTAIGAPLAGAAIDTIGPASGFAFAGTAAALMVLITLGARALVTRRSARV; encoded by the coding sequence GTGAACTTTAGCGTCTACCGGGATCTGCTCTCCATCGTCCCGGTCCGTCGTCTGCTCCTTGTCGGCATGCTGGCCCGTTTTCCGCACGCCGCTGCCGGAGTTCTGCTGACCCTCCATGTAGTCCTGACCCTGGATAAGGGATATGCCGCTGCAGGAGCTGTGGCTGCCCTGGTCACCATTGGCATCGCCGTGGGCGCACCGTGGCGCGGACGCCGCGTGGACAACGTGGGACTTCGCCGCGCACTGATTCCGTCCGTGATCTCCGAAGCCGTAATTTGGTCCGTTGCCCCGCACGTGAGCTACGAATGGCTCCTGGTGCTGGCGCTCATCGGCGGACTGTTCACGCTTCCCGTTTTCAGTGTTGTCCGTCAGTCCCTGGGCGTCCTTGCGACCGGAGACAAACGGCGCACGGCCTTCACCCTGGACTCCATTGCCACCGAAATCGTGTTCATGGGAGGCCCGGCGGTAGGCGCGGTCCTGGCTACCTCACTCTCGACTGTCGTCGGCCTAACCCTGGTTGGTCTCTCGACTGCGGCCGCGGGGCTTTTCCTGATGTGGTTCAACCCGCCCACACGTTCCGCCGCCACCGGCGCCCTTCCTGAACACGACGTCGAAGCAGCCACCGCAGCCGTCGTCACCGCTGCTCCCGCCCACCTGCGGGAGCCGGCCGTGGAGCTGGCGCAGGCTGCCGCCGAACAGGCCGAGGCCGAAGACCCGTCACGAGGAGGAATCCTGCACCGGTTCTCTGCCGGATTCTCCTGGGTGACACTGAGCGTTGCCGTTGTGTTCGTTGTTGCTGCAGGTGCCGGAGTGCTCCTGGCCAGCAGCGACGTTGGGATTGTGGCGATGGTGGAGTCCACGGGCAACCCCGGAGAGCTGGGCATCGTCTTCGCCGTCTGGTGTGCTGCCTCGCTGGTGGGCGGCCTGGTGTACGGAGCCATGAACCGCAAGATTTCTCCCATGCTCCTGCTGCTGGGCATGGCACTGCTGACACTGCCCATGTCCCTGGCCACCGACACGATGAGCCTGGCGCTGCTCTCCATTCCCGGCGGCCTGCTCTGCGCGCCGGTGCTTTCTGCCGCGTCCGAGCGTGTGGCTGACCTGGTCTCCGAGGAGCGCCGCGGCGAAGCCATGGGATGGTACGGCTCCGCACTCACGACCGGCACTGCCATCGGTGCTCCGCTGGCCGGTGCTGCCATCGACACCATTGGTCCCGCGTCCGGATTCGCTTTCGCCGGAACGGCGGCAGCCCTGATGGTCCTGATAACTCTCGGGGCCCGCGCCCTCGTCACCAGGCGATCGGCCCGCGTCTAG
- a CDS encoding DUF1844 domain-containing protein: MSTPQSNPAGESARHSFPGTSEEDHSHESTPVSSQVRDIAEVAAVEVITTAAVHLMSAAAVKCGLAEGSDAEDLKDLDEARKLITALAGFVTAAAPEIGSQHARPLRDGLRSLQLAFREASLVPDAPGQGPGEKFTGPVN; the protein is encoded by the coding sequence ATGAGTACCCCACAGAGCAATCCGGCTGGCGAATCTGCCCGCCACTCCTTCCCTGGAACCTCAGAGGAAGACCATTCACACGAGTCAACTCCCGTTTCATCCCAGGTCCGGGATATCGCCGAAGTAGCTGCGGTCGAAGTCATCACCACCGCCGCGGTCCACCTCATGAGCGCCGCCGCTGTGAAGTGCGGACTGGCTGAGGGTTCCGATGCCGAGGACCTTAAGGACCTTGACGAGGCCCGCAAGCTGATCACCGCACTTGCCGGATTCGTCACGGCCGCTGCTCCGGAAATCGGCAGCCAGCACGCCCGCCCGCTGCGGGACGGCCTCCGTTCCCTGCAGCTGGCCTTCCGCGAGGCTTCCCTGGTTCCCGACGCGCCGGGCCAGGGCCCGGGCGAGAAGTTCACGGGCCCGGTCAACTAA
- the infC gene encoding translation initiation factor IF-3 encodes MRLVGPAGEQVGVVRIEDALRLAAESDLDLVEVAPQAKPPVCKLMDFGKYKYEAAVKAREARKNQTNTVLKEIRFRLKIDTHDYETKRGHAIRFLGAGDKVKAMIQFRGREQQRPEMGIRLLQKFAEDVAEVGVVESSPRIDGRNMVMVIGPLKNKAEAKAEARRASQRAEAKAANEAAKNGEAPARVDTSADKAPMTQSLADLLPDGLRLGSSAAEADKARAEKETAEKEQAAQAAKAAADKAAADARRAEEAAKAAAAKPAQAAKPAAKAPAEAKPAEAPKPMAVPKPTAVKPAAPKPAARPKPAAAAKPAATKPAGKAPAPGAGQKKPGTAE; translated from the coding sequence GTGCGGTTGGTAGGACCGGCTGGGGAACAGGTAGGTGTGGTCCGGATAGAGGACGCCCTGCGACTGGCAGCGGAGTCCGACCTGGATCTTGTTGAGGTAGCACCGCAGGCCAAGCCGCCGGTGTGCAAACTAATGGACTTCGGCAAGTACAAGTACGAAGCCGCAGTCAAGGCCCGTGAGGCACGCAAGAACCAGACAAACACGGTCCTGAAGGAAATCCGTTTCCGGCTGAAGATCGACACCCACGACTACGAGACGAAGCGCGGCCATGCCATTCGCTTCCTCGGCGCGGGTGACAAGGTCAAGGCCATGATCCAGTTCCGCGGACGTGAGCAGCAGAGGCCTGAAATGGGTATCCGCCTGCTGCAGAAGTTCGCTGAGGACGTCGCAGAGGTGGGTGTGGTTGAGTCCAGCCCCCGCATCGACGGCCGCAACATGGTCATGGTGATCGGGCCCCTCAAGAACAAGGCTGAAGCCAAGGCTGAAGCCCGCCGCGCATCCCAGCGCGCCGAGGCGAAGGCCGCCAACGAAGCTGCCAAGAACGGCGAGGCTCCGGCACGGGTTGACACCAGCGCCGACAAGGCCCCGATGACGCAGAGCCTGGCAGACCTCCTGCCGGACGGACTGCGTCTTGGCTCCTCCGCAGCAGAGGCCGACAAGGCCCGCGCTGAGAAGGAAACAGCCGAGAAGGAACAGGCAGCGCAGGCTGCCAAGGCTGCTGCGGACAAGGCTGCTGCCGATGCCCGCCGCGCCGAGGAAGCCGCCAAGGCTGCTGCGGCAAAGCCCGCCCAGGCCGCCAAGCCGGCTGCCAAGGCACCAGCCGAAGCCAAGCCGGCCGAAGCGCCCAAGCCGATGGCAGTGCCGAAGCCGACGGCCGTCAAGCCGGCCGCGCCCAAGCCTGCTGCCCGGCCCAAGCCTGCTGCTGCAGCGAAGCCTGCTGCAACCAAGCCTGCTGGCAAGGCACCCGCTCCGGGAGCCGGCCAGAAAAAGCCTGGCACGGCGGAGTAG
- the rpmI gene encoding 50S ribosomal protein L35, protein MPKMKTHSGAKKRFKLTGTGKLKRQQANRRHYLEHKSSRLTRRLAGDKIVTPGEAKVIKKMLGK, encoded by the coding sequence ATGCCGAAGATGAAGACCCACAGTGGCGCCAAGAAGCGCTTCAAGCTGACCGGTACCGGCAAGCTCAAGCGCCAGCAGGCTAACCGCCGCCACTACCTGGAGCACAAGTCCTCCCGCCTGACCCGCCGTCTCGCCGGTGACAAGATCGTCACCCCGGGCGAGGCCAAGGTCATCAAGAAGATGCTCGGCAAGTAG
- the rplT gene encoding 50S ribosomal protein L20, sunset domain variant: MARVKRAINAHKKRRVILERAKGYRGQRSRLVRKAKEQLLHSYVYSYGDRRKRKGDFRRLWIQRINAASRANGLTYNRLIQGLKAAEIEVDRRMLAELAVNDANAFATLVQVAKDALPSDTSAPAVAAAPAAKTAPAKAAAKSAPAATATVVDGGFKASEGDAPEGYVIKGATTGKYHVPGSTWYEQTVPEYWFNSVEAAKAAGLEPAGGENRQKFQG, translated from the coding sequence GTGGCACGTGTGAAGCGGGCGATTAACGCCCATAAGAAGCGTCGGGTTATCCTCGAGCGCGCAAAGGGCTACCGCGGACAGCGTTCGCGCCTGGTCCGCAAGGCCAAAGAGCAGCTGCTGCACTCGTATGTGTACAGCTACGGTGACCGCCGCAAGCGCAAGGGCGACTTCCGCCGCCTGTGGATCCAGCGCATCAACGCTGCTTCCCGCGCCAACGGCCTCACCTACAACCGTCTGATCCAGGGCCTGAAGGCCGCTGAGATCGAGGTTGACCGCCGTATGCTGGCTGAACTGGCCGTGAACGACGCCAACGCGTTCGCCACTCTGGTCCAGGTTGCCAAGGACGCCCTGCCGTCCGACACCTCGGCTCCGGCCGTTGCTGCAGCTCCGGCTGCCAAGACCGCACCGGCCAAGGCTGCTGCCAAGTCCGCTCCGGCTGCCACCGCAACCGTTGTCGACGGCGGCTTCAAGGCTTCCGAAGGTGACGCTCCCGAGGGCTACGTCATCAAGGGCGCCACGACCGGCAAGTACCACGTTCCGGGTTCGACCTGGTACGAGCAGACCGTACCCGAGTACTGGTTCAACTCCGTGGAAGCAGCCAAGGCTGCCGGCCTGGAGCCTGCTGGCGGCGAAAACCGCCAGAAGTTCCAGGGCTAA
- a CDS encoding TrmH family RNA methyltransferase — MFDAGRSPAPLMSNPRADRVKEAAKLAGRSARLKTGLFLAEGPQAVREALLAHRHAVEAGLPGVVVEAYATEACLQRLPELAGLAAGTTLRLATDEVLAAMADTVSPQGIVAVCRMQSPTLQEVLATAPKLIAVMCEVRDPGNAGTILRAADSAGADAVILTASSVDIHNPKAVRSTVGSLFHLPVVSGVEFAELADALRQAGITILAADGYGSQDLDALQDESAVRRLAPGAEATGTSGPRLENQTAWLFGNEAQGLSDAELAAADFRVAVPVYGQAESLNVGTAATVCLYASARAQNR, encoded by the coding sequence ATGTTTGACGCCGGACGCTCCCCAGCGCCGCTGATGTCCAATCCCCGAGCCGATCGGGTGAAGGAAGCAGCGAAGCTGGCGGGGCGTTCGGCGCGTTTAAAGACCGGGCTGTTCCTGGCTGAGGGCCCGCAGGCTGTCCGCGAAGCTCTTCTGGCTCACCGCCACGCTGTGGAGGCGGGCCTGCCCGGCGTCGTCGTCGAGGCGTATGCCACCGAGGCCTGCCTTCAGCGGCTGCCCGAGCTGGCCGGCCTTGCGGCCGGGACAACGCTCCGGCTGGCAACAGATGAGGTCCTCGCTGCCATGGCGGACACCGTGTCGCCGCAGGGGATCGTGGCGGTCTGCAGAATGCAGTCACCAACTCTTCAAGAGGTCCTCGCAACCGCGCCCAAGCTGATCGCCGTGATGTGCGAGGTACGTGATCCGGGCAACGCGGGCACCATCCTGCGTGCCGCAGACTCCGCCGGCGCCGACGCCGTCATCCTGACGGCTTCCAGCGTGGACATCCACAATCCCAAGGCCGTGCGTTCCACCGTCGGCTCCCTCTTTCACTTACCCGTTGTCTCCGGTGTGGAGTTTGCCGAACTCGCCGATGCGCTGCGTCAGGCCGGCATTACCATCCTGGCCGCGGACGGCTACGGCAGCCAGGACCTCGATGCGCTGCAGGATGAGTCTGCTGTGCGCCGTCTGGCACCCGGTGCCGAAGCAACGGGCACATCAGGGCCTCGGCTGGAGAACCAGACTGCATGGCTTTTCGGCAACGAAGCCCAGGGCCTGTCGGACGCCGAACTTGCAGCAGCGGATTTCCGCGTCGCCGTCCCCGTGTACGGGCAGGCTGAAAGCCTCAACGTGGGAACGGCCGCCACAGTGTGCCTCTACGCTTCCGCGCGGGCACAGAACCGCTAA